From one Rhodamnia argentea isolate NSW1041297 chromosome 1, ASM2092103v1, whole genome shotgun sequence genomic stretch:
- the LOC115729406 gene encoding filament-like plant protein isoform X1: MDRRSWLWRRKSSEKSPGETESSGSLSSHSGRFSDEQAYPAHSSQSQEVTSKVAVADEEAGEGMRTLSEKLSAALLNVSAKEELVKQHAKVAEEAVSGWEMAENEVLVLKKQLEAATQKNSTLEDRISHLDGALKECLRQLRQVREEQEQKIQEAVIKKTHEWESTKAELETELSDVHAQLQAAKSEVSSVISSDLGPKLDAAEKENVALKAKVLSLSEELEIRIIERDLSTQAAETASKQHLESIKKVARIEAECRRLRAMSRKATAMNDLKSFSASSVCVESFTDSQSDVGDRLLAVDNDVQKASCLEPKDCEPCHTESWASALITELDHFKKDKSFGKNLMVSSGELDLMDDFLEMERLAALPDGESGSCGQGVEPALDQNKADEIPLKSELEAMINRTAELEEELEKKEAEMEKLEMALNQCQKQLETSWSQLNEVEMRLAELNIMLSAAQKSKQAAEEEARITLERMEVTESRLMNVEEEMKNLLLNVKLLQEEVERERALSGENEARCRKLEDENLKMKRDAELQHETELQHVSVSGEELKVKQEQELAVAASKFAECQKTISSLARQLQSLAAVDDFFVDCDPICDHVDEGLPNPENELHHLNQPPVLISAEER; encoded by the exons ATGGACCGCCGGTCTTGGCTTTGGCGAAGGAAGTCATCGGAGAAGAGTCCTGGAGAAACAGAGAGCTCGGGTTCGTTGTCCTCTCATTCTGGACGGTTTTCCGATGAACAG GCATATCCAGCGCATAGCAGTCAATCTCAAGAAGTCACATCTAAAGTTGCAGTTGCGGATGAGGAAGCAGGTGAGGGTATGAGGACTCTATCAGAGAAATTATCTGCTGCGCTTCTGAATGTTAGCGCCAAGGAAGAATTAGTGAAGCAGCATGCTAAAGTCGCAGAAGAAGCTGTATCAG GATGGGAGATGGCTGAAAATGAAGTCTTGGTGCTGAAGAAACAACTGGAGGCTGCGACACAAAAGAACTCGACGCTGGAAGATCGAATCAGTCATCTTGATGGAGCGCTTAAGGAATGTCTGCGGCAGCTCAGACAGGTGAGGGAAGAGCAAGAGCAGAAGATCCAAGAAGCTGTGATCAAGAAAACTCATGAGTGGGAATCAACAAAGGCCGAGCTTGAGACTGAGCTTTCAGACGTCCATGCCCAGCTTCAAGCTGCCAAGAGTGAAGTTTCTTCAGTTATAAGTTCTGATCTTGGCCCTAAGCTTGATGCTGCTGAAAAAGAGAATGTGGCCCTCAAAGCCAAAGTCCTTTCCCTGTCTGAGGAGCTAGAAATTAGGATTATTGAGCGAGATTTGAGCACCCAAGCAGCAGAAACAGCCAGCAAACAGCATTTAGAGAGCATAAAGAAGGTAGCTAGGATTGAAGCCGAATGCCGCAGACTCAGAGCCATGTCTCGGAAGGCAACTGCGATGAACgatcttaagtctttctctgcATCGTCGGTTTGTGTAGAGTCCTTCACCGATAGCCAATCAGATGTAGGGGATAGACTGCTAGCAGTTGACAATGATGTGCAGAAAGCGAGTTGCTTGGAGCCAAAAGATTGTGAGCCATGCCACACCGAGTCATGGGCATCTGCTCTAATAACTGAGCTCGACCATTTTAAGAAAGACAAATCTTTTGGAAAGAATCTCATGGTATCTTCAGGAGAACTTGATTTAATGGATGATTTTCTGGAAATGGAAAGGCTTGCAGCTTTACCAGATGGAGAAAGTGGAAGCTGCGGCCAAGGAGTGGAGCCCGCTCTGGATCAAAACAAAGCTGATGAAATCCCTCTCAAATCCGAGCTTGAAGCCATGATCAATAGAACGGCAGAGCTGGAGGAGGAATTAGAGAAGAAGGAAGCAGAAATGGAGAAGCTAGAGATGGCTCTAAATCAATGTCAAAAGCAACTTGAAACGTCATGGAGTCAGCTCAACGAGGTTGAGATGAGATTGGCAGAACTCAACATCATGTTGTCTGCAGCACAAAAATCGAAGCAAGCTGCAGAAGAGGAAGCAAGGATTACCCTTGAGAGGATGGAAGTGACAGAGTCAAGACTGATGAATGTTGAAGAGGAGATGAAAAACTTGCTCCTTAACGTGAAATTATTACAAGAAGAGGTCGAAAGAGAGCGTGCATTGTCTGGTGAAAATGAGGCAAGATGTCGGAAGCTGGAGGATGAAAATCTAAAGATGAAAAGGGATGCTGAACTGCAGCATGAGACCGAGCTCCAGCATGTGTCTGTCTCTGGTGAGGAGCTAAAAGTAAAGCAG GAGCAAGAGCTAGCAGTCGCTGCTAGCAAGTTTGCAGAGTGCCAGAAGACTATTTCATCTCTCGCTCGGCAATTACAGTCACTAGCAGCGGTGGACGACTTCTTTGTTGATTGTGATCCAATCTGCGATCACGTGGATGAAGGATTACCAAATCCCGAAAACGAGCTGCACCATTTAAACCAGCCGCCCGTCCTGATTTCTGCTGAAGAAAGGTGA
- the LOC115729406 gene encoding filament-like plant protein 3 isoform X2 codes for MDRRSWLWRRKSSEKSPGETESSGSLSSHSGRFSDEQAYPAHSSQSQEVTSKVAVADEEAGEGMRTLSEKLSAALLNVSAKEELVKQHAKVAEEAVSGWEMAENEVLVLKKQLEAATQKNSTLEDRISHLDGALKECLRQLRQVREEQEQKIQEAVIKKTHEWESTKAELETELSDVHAQLQAAKSEVSSVISSDLGPKLDAAEKENVALKAKVLSLSEELEIRIIERDLSTQAAETASKQHLESIKKVARIEAECRRLRAMSRKATAMNDLKSFSASSVCVESFTDSQSDVGDRLLAVDNDVQKASCLEPKDCEPCHTESWASALITELDHFKKDKSFGKNLMVSSGELDLMDDFLEMERLAALPDGESGSCGQGVEPALDQNKADEIPLKSELEAMINRTAELEEELEKKEAEMEKLEMALNQCQKQLETSWSQLNEVEMRLAELNIMLSAAQKSKQAAEEEARITLERMEVTESRLMNVEEEMKNLLLNVKLLQEEVERERALSGENEARCRKLEDENLKMKRDAELQHETELQHVSVSGEELKVKQVSSLWLVEVGLCLIEGVIT; via the exons ATGGACCGCCGGTCTTGGCTTTGGCGAAGGAAGTCATCGGAGAAGAGTCCTGGAGAAACAGAGAGCTCGGGTTCGTTGTCCTCTCATTCTGGACGGTTTTCCGATGAACAG GCATATCCAGCGCATAGCAGTCAATCTCAAGAAGTCACATCTAAAGTTGCAGTTGCGGATGAGGAAGCAGGTGAGGGTATGAGGACTCTATCAGAGAAATTATCTGCTGCGCTTCTGAATGTTAGCGCCAAGGAAGAATTAGTGAAGCAGCATGCTAAAGTCGCAGAAGAAGCTGTATCAG GATGGGAGATGGCTGAAAATGAAGTCTTGGTGCTGAAGAAACAACTGGAGGCTGCGACACAAAAGAACTCGACGCTGGAAGATCGAATCAGTCATCTTGATGGAGCGCTTAAGGAATGTCTGCGGCAGCTCAGACAGGTGAGGGAAGAGCAAGAGCAGAAGATCCAAGAAGCTGTGATCAAGAAAACTCATGAGTGGGAATCAACAAAGGCCGAGCTTGAGACTGAGCTTTCAGACGTCCATGCCCAGCTTCAAGCTGCCAAGAGTGAAGTTTCTTCAGTTATAAGTTCTGATCTTGGCCCTAAGCTTGATGCTGCTGAAAAAGAGAATGTGGCCCTCAAAGCCAAAGTCCTTTCCCTGTCTGAGGAGCTAGAAATTAGGATTATTGAGCGAGATTTGAGCACCCAAGCAGCAGAAACAGCCAGCAAACAGCATTTAGAGAGCATAAAGAAGGTAGCTAGGATTGAAGCCGAATGCCGCAGACTCAGAGCCATGTCTCGGAAGGCAACTGCGATGAACgatcttaagtctttctctgcATCGTCGGTTTGTGTAGAGTCCTTCACCGATAGCCAATCAGATGTAGGGGATAGACTGCTAGCAGTTGACAATGATGTGCAGAAAGCGAGTTGCTTGGAGCCAAAAGATTGTGAGCCATGCCACACCGAGTCATGGGCATCTGCTCTAATAACTGAGCTCGACCATTTTAAGAAAGACAAATCTTTTGGAAAGAATCTCATGGTATCTTCAGGAGAACTTGATTTAATGGATGATTTTCTGGAAATGGAAAGGCTTGCAGCTTTACCAGATGGAGAAAGTGGAAGCTGCGGCCAAGGAGTGGAGCCCGCTCTGGATCAAAACAAAGCTGATGAAATCCCTCTCAAATCCGAGCTTGAAGCCATGATCAATAGAACGGCAGAGCTGGAGGAGGAATTAGAGAAGAAGGAAGCAGAAATGGAGAAGCTAGAGATGGCTCTAAATCAATGTCAAAAGCAACTTGAAACGTCATGGAGTCAGCTCAACGAGGTTGAGATGAGATTGGCAGAACTCAACATCATGTTGTCTGCAGCACAAAAATCGAAGCAAGCTGCAGAAGAGGAAGCAAGGATTACCCTTGAGAGGATGGAAGTGACAGAGTCAAGACTGATGAATGTTGAAGAGGAGATGAAAAACTTGCTCCTTAACGTGAAATTATTACAAGAAGAGGTCGAAAGAGAGCGTGCATTGTCTGGTGAAAATGAGGCAAGATGTCGGAAGCTGGAGGATGAAAATCTAAAGATGAAAAGGGATGCTGAACTGCAGCATGAGACCGAGCTCCAGCATGTGTCTGTCTCTGGTGAGGAGCTAAAAGTAAAGCAGGTTAGTTCTCTATGGCTTGTGGAAGTTGGTCTATGTCTAATCGAAGGCGTGATAACATGA